In a genomic window of Anomalospiza imberbis isolate Cuckoo-Finch-1a 21T00152 chromosome 5, ASM3175350v1, whole genome shotgun sequence:
- the MDM1 gene encoding nuclear protein MDM1 isoform X3, with the protein MPVRFRGLSEYKRNFKWRSPEFCSPSQQQKSLWAGLRSDQFGITREPKFISKRRVPYRNPQISKSLEWTGDCDLNDLLETEAAELHTDHDCNNGNQERLETPEGPRLTPEVQSHVVDSGGEIALALAESSMKKSPSEAPPNQNEAFSPPKKESEKMRNGFHRALQRKADVNIPRNSEYQSQFVWKSPHEKSPILAAEQLICNTKKSIPPVKPPAITSETTYERNAKGSPPVKSPQERGVTEEKEFLNKREEPFQKPAEDATKQGKSEQKHPKQNNKQHISPKPLTLHTSRGKMNTEYRSKFLSPAQYFYKDGVWSRIKSKAHNQASQNTLNSMWYMEVRELRERAKAYRQRVEGTHFSQYHFNQILSDNNSLWDVSSTSSSEEGISNNIRALDLAGVSEKEAAASPYVLRQPDSREQAHQDNTKKDMSDALTVPVKRRLVWDEQEGTEERENQQSTEGKEEEKSDEQAAVMAQQLEENNKDSKEVKKTEGENALVLNTSAAVSDSSVSSRRGSRHPTLKLRSLAGTPRTHHDCTTAAIGGTVLASASKFKSSSSPQRKQNLATNPTKKRSFQPDVKMEATSLFNSAPAGLGTVDPLPLRQVQWPTNRVADEQVPLAFPHQEQSKSSKSCSVPCWSPSHRIQGTLKDPEFQHNGNLGSPKVRAFQLPLRERNCNDEDDRLSEISARSAASSSLASQILERAQKRKDFWGKA; encoded by the exons ATGCCCGTGCGGTTCAGG GGACTGAGTGAATACAAGAGAAACTTCAAATGGAGAAGCCCAGAGTTTTGTAGCCCATCCCAACAGCAGAAATCCTTGTGGGCAGGACTTCGGTCGGATCAGTTTG GAATCACAAGAGAACCAAAATTCATTTCCAAGAGAAGGGTACCTTACCGTAATCCACAGATTTCGAAGTCCCTTGAATGGACAGGAGACTGTGATTTGAATGACCTGCTGGAGACTGAAGCTGCAGAGTTGCACACTGACCACGACTGCAACAATGGGAATCAGGAAAGACTTGAAACGCCAGAAGGACCCAGACTCACCCCAGAAGTTCAGTCACATGTGGTAGATTCTGGTGGTGAAATAGCTCTTGCCCTTGCAGAGAGCAGCATGAAGAAATCACCCTCAGAAGCTCCACCAAATCAAAATGAAGCATTTTCACCTCCAAAAAAGGAATCAGAAAAAATGCGTAATGGG TTTCACAGAGCCCTTCAGAGGAAAGCAGATGTAAATATCCCCAGAAATTCTGAATATCAAAGCCAGTTTGTCTGGAAGAGTCCTCATGAAAAGTCACCAATACTTGCAGCTGAACAG CTGATTTGCAACACAAAGAAATCCATACCTCCAGTTAAACCTCCTGCCATTACTTCTGAAACTACATATGAGAGAAATGCCAAGGGGTCTCCTCCTGTTAAGAGTCCACAAGAGAGAGGTgttacagaagagaaagaatttctG AATAAGAGGGAAGAACCGTTTCAAAAACCAGCAGAAGATGCAACAAAACAAGGGAAATCAGAACAGAAACATCCTAAACAAAATAATAAGCAACATATCAGTCCAAAGCCCCTCACTTTACATACAAGTCGTGG GAAGATGAACACTGAATATAGGTCAAAATTTTTGTCTCCAGCTCAGTATTTCTACAAAGATGGAGTTTGGTCTCGTATTAAGAGTAAAGCTCACAACCAG GCATCTCAAAACACCCTAAATTCCATGTGGTATATGGAG GTGAGAGAGCTTCGAGAAAGAGCAAAGGCTTATAGGCAACGAGTAGAGGGAACACACTTCTCCCAATACCATTTCAATCAGATCCTGTCTGATAATAACAGTCTTTGGGATGTGTCTTCGACTTCCAGTTCAGAAGAAGGAATCAGCAACAACATCAGAGCACTAGATCTTGCTGG TGTTTCTGAAAAAGAGGCTGCAGCAAGCCCTTATGTGCTAAGGCAACCTGACTCCAGAGAACAAGCTCATCAGGACAACACAAAGAAAGACATGTCAGATGCTTTAACTGTTCCAGTCAAAAGACGTTTAGTTTGGGATGAACAAGAAGGTactgaagaaagggaaaatcAACAATCaacagaagggaaggaggaagaaaagtcAGATGAACAGGCTGCAGTCATGGCCCAGCAATTAGAAGAAAACAATAAGGATTCTAAAGAAGTTAAGAAAACTGAAGG tgagaaTGCCTTAGTATTGAACACTTCTGCAGCTGTGTCAGATTCTTCTGTATCTTCaaggagaggcagcaggcacCCTACTCTGAAGCTGAGATCACTTGCAGGAACCCCAAGGACTCATCATGATTGCACTACCGCAGCTATTG GAGGTACTGTTCTAGCGTCTGCTTCTAAATTCAAGTCTTCATCTTCACCtcagagaaagcaaaacttAGCAACAAACCCTACAAAAAAAAGGTCCTTCCAG CCTGATGTGAAAATGGAAGCCACTTCACTCTTTAACTCTGcacctgctgggctgggaactGTGGATCCTCTGCCACTTAGGCAGGTTCAGTGGCCTACTAACAGGGTTGCTGATGAACAAGTTCCTCTTGCTTTCCCCCATCAAGAGCAGTCAAAGTCATCAaaaagctgctctgtgccttgcTGGAGTCCCTCTCATCGTATTCAAGGGACTCTTAAGGATCCAGAATTCCAGCATAATG GGAATCTTGGCAGTCCAAAAGTGAGAGCTTTCCAATTGCCTCTTCGGGAAAGAAACTGTAATGATGAAG ATGACAGGTTGTCTGAGATTTCTGCTCGCTCGGCAGCATCTAGTTCTCTTGCGTCTCAGATACTGGAACGAGCTCAGAAGAGGAAGGATTTCTGGGGCAAGGCATAG
- the MDM1 gene encoding nuclear protein MDM1 isoform X2 gives MEISRGKAVRKATSEGRSEQEGGLGSPDRVVGSGEVAKADRQLTRHRRGSRRGLSEYKRNFKWRSPEFCSPSQQQKSLWAGLRSDQFGITREPKFISKRRVPYRNPQISKSLEWTGDCDLNDLLETEAAELHTDHDCNNGNQERLETPEGPRLTPEVQSHVVDSGGEIALALAESSMKKSPSEAPPNQNEAFSPPKKESEKMRNGFHRALQRKADVNIPRNSEYQSQFVWKSPHEKSPILAAEQLICNTKKSIPPVKPPAITSETTYERNAKGSPPVKSPQERGVTEEKEFLNKREEPFQKPAEDATKQGKSEQKHPKQNNKQHISPKPLTLHTSRGKMNTEYRSKFLSPAQYFYKDGVWSRIKSKAHNQVRELRERAKAYRQRVEGTHFSQYHFNQILSDNNSLWDVSSTSSSEEGISNNIRALDLAGVSEKEAAASPYVLRQPDSREQAHQDNTKKDMSDALTVPVKRRLVWDEQEGTEERENQQSTEGKEEEKSDEQAAVMAQQLEENNKDSKEVKKTEGENALVLNTSAAVSDSSVSSRRGSRHPTLKLRSLAGTPRTHHDCTTAAIGGTVLASASKFKSSSSPQRKQNLATNPTKKRSFQPDVKMEATSLFNSAPAGLGTVDPLPLRQVQWPTNRVADEQVPLAFPHQEQSKSSKSCSVPCWSPSHRIQGTLKDPEFQHNGNLGSPKVRAFQLPLRERNCNDEDDRLSEISARSAASSSLASQILERAQKRKDFWGKA, from the exons ATGGAGATTAGCAGGGGGAAGGCAGTCAGAAAAGCGACGTCCGAGGGAAGGTCTGAACAAGAAGGTGGATTAGGATCTCCTGACCGGGTGGTTGGGTCGGGTGAGGTGGCGAAGGCGGACCGGCAGCTGACACGCCATCGCAGAGGCTCCAGGAGG GGACTGAGTGAATACAAGAGAAACTTCAAATGGAGAAGCCCAGAGTTTTGTAGCCCATCCCAACAGCAGAAATCCTTGTGGGCAGGACTTCGGTCGGATCAGTTTG GAATCACAAGAGAACCAAAATTCATTTCCAAGAGAAGGGTACCTTACCGTAATCCACAGATTTCGAAGTCCCTTGAATGGACAGGAGACTGTGATTTGAATGACCTGCTGGAGACTGAAGCTGCAGAGTTGCACACTGACCACGACTGCAACAATGGGAATCAGGAAAGACTTGAAACGCCAGAAGGACCCAGACTCACCCCAGAAGTTCAGTCACATGTGGTAGATTCTGGTGGTGAAATAGCTCTTGCCCTTGCAGAGAGCAGCATGAAGAAATCACCCTCAGAAGCTCCACCAAATCAAAATGAAGCATTTTCACCTCCAAAAAAGGAATCAGAAAAAATGCGTAATGGG TTTCACAGAGCCCTTCAGAGGAAAGCAGATGTAAATATCCCCAGAAATTCTGAATATCAAAGCCAGTTTGTCTGGAAGAGTCCTCATGAAAAGTCACCAATACTTGCAGCTGAACAG CTGATTTGCAACACAAAGAAATCCATACCTCCAGTTAAACCTCCTGCCATTACTTCTGAAACTACATATGAGAGAAATGCCAAGGGGTCTCCTCCTGTTAAGAGTCCACAAGAGAGAGGTgttacagaagagaaagaatttctG AATAAGAGGGAAGAACCGTTTCAAAAACCAGCAGAAGATGCAACAAAACAAGGGAAATCAGAACAGAAACATCCTAAACAAAATAATAAGCAACATATCAGTCCAAAGCCCCTCACTTTACATACAAGTCGTGG GAAGATGAACACTGAATATAGGTCAAAATTTTTGTCTCCAGCTCAGTATTTCTACAAAGATGGAGTTTGGTCTCGTATTAAGAGTAAAGCTCACAACCAG GTGAGAGAGCTTCGAGAAAGAGCAAAGGCTTATAGGCAACGAGTAGAGGGAACACACTTCTCCCAATACCATTTCAATCAGATCCTGTCTGATAATAACAGTCTTTGGGATGTGTCTTCGACTTCCAGTTCAGAAGAAGGAATCAGCAACAACATCAGAGCACTAGATCTTGCTGG TGTTTCTGAAAAAGAGGCTGCAGCAAGCCCTTATGTGCTAAGGCAACCTGACTCCAGAGAACAAGCTCATCAGGACAACACAAAGAAAGACATGTCAGATGCTTTAACTGTTCCAGTCAAAAGACGTTTAGTTTGGGATGAACAAGAAGGTactgaagaaagggaaaatcAACAATCaacagaagggaaggaggaagaaaagtcAGATGAACAGGCTGCAGTCATGGCCCAGCAATTAGAAGAAAACAATAAGGATTCTAAAGAAGTTAAGAAAACTGAAGG tgagaaTGCCTTAGTATTGAACACTTCTGCAGCTGTGTCAGATTCTTCTGTATCTTCaaggagaggcagcaggcacCCTACTCTGAAGCTGAGATCACTTGCAGGAACCCCAAGGACTCATCATGATTGCACTACCGCAGCTATTG GAGGTACTGTTCTAGCGTCTGCTTCTAAATTCAAGTCTTCATCTTCACCtcagagaaagcaaaacttAGCAACAAACCCTACAAAAAAAAGGTCCTTCCAG CCTGATGTGAAAATGGAAGCCACTTCACTCTTTAACTCTGcacctgctgggctgggaactGTGGATCCTCTGCCACTTAGGCAGGTTCAGTGGCCTACTAACAGGGTTGCTGATGAACAAGTTCCTCTTGCTTTCCCCCATCAAGAGCAGTCAAAGTCATCAaaaagctgctctgtgccttgcTGGAGTCCCTCTCATCGTATTCAAGGGACTCTTAAGGATCCAGAATTCCAGCATAATG GGAATCTTGGCAGTCCAAAAGTGAGAGCTTTCCAATTGCCTCTTCGGGAAAGAAACTGTAATGATGAAG ATGACAGGTTGTCTGAGATTTCTGCTCGCTCGGCAGCATCTAGTTCTCTTGCGTCTCAGATACTGGAACGAGCTCAGAAGAGGAAGGATTTCTGGGGCAAGGCATAG
- the MDM1 gene encoding nuclear protein MDM1 isoform X1, with translation MEISRGKAVRKATSEGRSEQEGGLGSPDRVVGSGEVAKADRQLTRHRRGSRRGLSEYKRNFKWRSPEFCSPSQQQKSLWAGLRSDQFGITREPKFISKRRVPYRNPQISKSLEWTGDCDLNDLLETEAAELHTDHDCNNGNQERLETPEGPRLTPEVQSHVVDSGGEIALALAESSMKKSPSEAPPNQNEAFSPPKKESEKMRNGFHRALQRKADVNIPRNSEYQSQFVWKSPHEKSPILAAEQLICNTKKSIPPVKPPAITSETTYERNAKGSPPVKSPQERGVTEEKEFLNKREEPFQKPAEDATKQGKSEQKHPKQNNKQHISPKPLTLHTSRGKMNTEYRSKFLSPAQYFYKDGVWSRIKSKAHNQASQNTLNSMWYMEVRELRERAKAYRQRVEGTHFSQYHFNQILSDNNSLWDVSSTSSSEEGISNNIRALDLAGVSEKEAAASPYVLRQPDSREQAHQDNTKKDMSDALTVPVKRRLVWDEQEGTEERENQQSTEGKEEEKSDEQAAVMAQQLEENNKDSKEVKKTEGENALVLNTSAAVSDSSVSSRRGSRHPTLKLRSLAGTPRTHHDCTTAAIGGTVLASASKFKSSSSPQRKQNLATNPTKKRSFQPDVKMEATSLFNSAPAGLGTVDPLPLRQVQWPTNRVADEQVPLAFPHQEQSKSSKSCSVPCWSPSHRIQGTLKDPEFQHNGNLGSPKVRAFQLPLRERNCNDEDDRLSEISARSAASSSLASQILERAQKRKDFWGKA, from the exons ATGGAGATTAGCAGGGGGAAGGCAGTCAGAAAAGCGACGTCCGAGGGAAGGTCTGAACAAGAAGGTGGATTAGGATCTCCTGACCGGGTGGTTGGGTCGGGTGAGGTGGCGAAGGCGGACCGGCAGCTGACACGCCATCGCAGAGGCTCCAGGAGG GGACTGAGTGAATACAAGAGAAACTTCAAATGGAGAAGCCCAGAGTTTTGTAGCCCATCCCAACAGCAGAAATCCTTGTGGGCAGGACTTCGGTCGGATCAGTTTG GAATCACAAGAGAACCAAAATTCATTTCCAAGAGAAGGGTACCTTACCGTAATCCACAGATTTCGAAGTCCCTTGAATGGACAGGAGACTGTGATTTGAATGACCTGCTGGAGACTGAAGCTGCAGAGTTGCACACTGACCACGACTGCAACAATGGGAATCAGGAAAGACTTGAAACGCCAGAAGGACCCAGACTCACCCCAGAAGTTCAGTCACATGTGGTAGATTCTGGTGGTGAAATAGCTCTTGCCCTTGCAGAGAGCAGCATGAAGAAATCACCCTCAGAAGCTCCACCAAATCAAAATGAAGCATTTTCACCTCCAAAAAAGGAATCAGAAAAAATGCGTAATGGG TTTCACAGAGCCCTTCAGAGGAAAGCAGATGTAAATATCCCCAGAAATTCTGAATATCAAAGCCAGTTTGTCTGGAAGAGTCCTCATGAAAAGTCACCAATACTTGCAGCTGAACAG CTGATTTGCAACACAAAGAAATCCATACCTCCAGTTAAACCTCCTGCCATTACTTCTGAAACTACATATGAGAGAAATGCCAAGGGGTCTCCTCCTGTTAAGAGTCCACAAGAGAGAGGTgttacagaagagaaagaatttctG AATAAGAGGGAAGAACCGTTTCAAAAACCAGCAGAAGATGCAACAAAACAAGGGAAATCAGAACAGAAACATCCTAAACAAAATAATAAGCAACATATCAGTCCAAAGCCCCTCACTTTACATACAAGTCGTGG GAAGATGAACACTGAATATAGGTCAAAATTTTTGTCTCCAGCTCAGTATTTCTACAAAGATGGAGTTTGGTCTCGTATTAAGAGTAAAGCTCACAACCAG GCATCTCAAAACACCCTAAATTCCATGTGGTATATGGAG GTGAGAGAGCTTCGAGAAAGAGCAAAGGCTTATAGGCAACGAGTAGAGGGAACACACTTCTCCCAATACCATTTCAATCAGATCCTGTCTGATAATAACAGTCTTTGGGATGTGTCTTCGACTTCCAGTTCAGAAGAAGGAATCAGCAACAACATCAGAGCACTAGATCTTGCTGG TGTTTCTGAAAAAGAGGCTGCAGCAAGCCCTTATGTGCTAAGGCAACCTGACTCCAGAGAACAAGCTCATCAGGACAACACAAAGAAAGACATGTCAGATGCTTTAACTGTTCCAGTCAAAAGACGTTTAGTTTGGGATGAACAAGAAGGTactgaagaaagggaaaatcAACAATCaacagaagggaaggaggaagaaaagtcAGATGAACAGGCTGCAGTCATGGCCCAGCAATTAGAAGAAAACAATAAGGATTCTAAAGAAGTTAAGAAAACTGAAGG tgagaaTGCCTTAGTATTGAACACTTCTGCAGCTGTGTCAGATTCTTCTGTATCTTCaaggagaggcagcaggcacCCTACTCTGAAGCTGAGATCACTTGCAGGAACCCCAAGGACTCATCATGATTGCACTACCGCAGCTATTG GAGGTACTGTTCTAGCGTCTGCTTCTAAATTCAAGTCTTCATCTTCACCtcagagaaagcaaaacttAGCAACAAACCCTACAAAAAAAAGGTCCTTCCAG CCTGATGTGAAAATGGAAGCCACTTCACTCTTTAACTCTGcacctgctgggctgggaactGTGGATCCTCTGCCACTTAGGCAGGTTCAGTGGCCTACTAACAGGGTTGCTGATGAACAAGTTCCTCTTGCTTTCCCCCATCAAGAGCAGTCAAAGTCATCAaaaagctgctctgtgccttgcTGGAGTCCCTCTCATCGTATTCAAGGGACTCTTAAGGATCCAGAATTCCAGCATAATG GGAATCTTGGCAGTCCAAAAGTGAGAGCTTTCCAATTGCCTCTTCGGGAAAGAAACTGTAATGATGAAG ATGACAGGTTGTCTGAGATTTCTGCTCGCTCGGCAGCATCTAGTTCTCTTGCGTCTCAGATACTGGAACGAGCTCAGAAGAGGAAGGATTTCTGGGGCAAGGCATAG
- the MDM1 gene encoding nuclear protein MDM1 isoform X4, with protein MPVRFRGLSEYKRNFKWRSPEFCSPSQQQKSLWAGLRSDQFGITREPKFISKRRVPYRNPQISKSLEWTGDCDLNDLLETEAAELHTDHDCNNGNQERLETPEGPRLTPEVQSHVVDSGGEIALALAESSMKKSPSEAPPNQNEAFSPPKKESEKMRNGFHRALQRKADVNIPRNSEYQSQFVWKSPHEKSPILAAEQLICNTKKSIPPVKPPAITSETTYERNAKGSPPVKSPQERGVTEEKEFLNKREEPFQKPAEDATKQGKSEQKHPKQNNKQHISPKPLTLHTSRGKMNTEYRSKFLSPAQYFYKDGVWSRIKSKAHNQVRELRERAKAYRQRVEGTHFSQYHFNQILSDNNSLWDVSSTSSSEEGISNNIRALDLAGVSEKEAAASPYVLRQPDSREQAHQDNTKKDMSDALTVPVKRRLVWDEQEGTEERENQQSTEGKEEEKSDEQAAVMAQQLEENNKDSKEVKKTEGENALVLNTSAAVSDSSVSSRRGSRHPTLKLRSLAGTPRTHHDCTTAAIGGTVLASASKFKSSSSPQRKQNLATNPTKKRSFQPDVKMEATSLFNSAPAGLGTVDPLPLRQVQWPTNRVADEQVPLAFPHQEQSKSSKSCSVPCWSPSHRIQGTLKDPEFQHNGNLGSPKVRAFQLPLRERNCNDEDDRLSEISARSAASSSLASQILERAQKRKDFWGKA; from the exons ATGCCCGTGCGGTTCAGG GGACTGAGTGAATACAAGAGAAACTTCAAATGGAGAAGCCCAGAGTTTTGTAGCCCATCCCAACAGCAGAAATCCTTGTGGGCAGGACTTCGGTCGGATCAGTTTG GAATCACAAGAGAACCAAAATTCATTTCCAAGAGAAGGGTACCTTACCGTAATCCACAGATTTCGAAGTCCCTTGAATGGACAGGAGACTGTGATTTGAATGACCTGCTGGAGACTGAAGCTGCAGAGTTGCACACTGACCACGACTGCAACAATGGGAATCAGGAAAGACTTGAAACGCCAGAAGGACCCAGACTCACCCCAGAAGTTCAGTCACATGTGGTAGATTCTGGTGGTGAAATAGCTCTTGCCCTTGCAGAGAGCAGCATGAAGAAATCACCCTCAGAAGCTCCACCAAATCAAAATGAAGCATTTTCACCTCCAAAAAAGGAATCAGAAAAAATGCGTAATGGG TTTCACAGAGCCCTTCAGAGGAAAGCAGATGTAAATATCCCCAGAAATTCTGAATATCAAAGCCAGTTTGTCTGGAAGAGTCCTCATGAAAAGTCACCAATACTTGCAGCTGAACAG CTGATTTGCAACACAAAGAAATCCATACCTCCAGTTAAACCTCCTGCCATTACTTCTGAAACTACATATGAGAGAAATGCCAAGGGGTCTCCTCCTGTTAAGAGTCCACAAGAGAGAGGTgttacagaagagaaagaatttctG AATAAGAGGGAAGAACCGTTTCAAAAACCAGCAGAAGATGCAACAAAACAAGGGAAATCAGAACAGAAACATCCTAAACAAAATAATAAGCAACATATCAGTCCAAAGCCCCTCACTTTACATACAAGTCGTGG GAAGATGAACACTGAATATAGGTCAAAATTTTTGTCTCCAGCTCAGTATTTCTACAAAGATGGAGTTTGGTCTCGTATTAAGAGTAAAGCTCACAACCAG GTGAGAGAGCTTCGAGAAAGAGCAAAGGCTTATAGGCAACGAGTAGAGGGAACACACTTCTCCCAATACCATTTCAATCAGATCCTGTCTGATAATAACAGTCTTTGGGATGTGTCTTCGACTTCCAGTTCAGAAGAAGGAATCAGCAACAACATCAGAGCACTAGATCTTGCTGG TGTTTCTGAAAAAGAGGCTGCAGCAAGCCCTTATGTGCTAAGGCAACCTGACTCCAGAGAACAAGCTCATCAGGACAACACAAAGAAAGACATGTCAGATGCTTTAACTGTTCCAGTCAAAAGACGTTTAGTTTGGGATGAACAAGAAGGTactgaagaaagggaaaatcAACAATCaacagaagggaaggaggaagaaaagtcAGATGAACAGGCTGCAGTCATGGCCCAGCAATTAGAAGAAAACAATAAGGATTCTAAAGAAGTTAAGAAAACTGAAGG tgagaaTGCCTTAGTATTGAACACTTCTGCAGCTGTGTCAGATTCTTCTGTATCTTCaaggagaggcagcaggcacCCTACTCTGAAGCTGAGATCACTTGCAGGAACCCCAAGGACTCATCATGATTGCACTACCGCAGCTATTG GAGGTACTGTTCTAGCGTCTGCTTCTAAATTCAAGTCTTCATCTTCACCtcagagaaagcaaaacttAGCAACAAACCCTACAAAAAAAAGGTCCTTCCAG CCTGATGTGAAAATGGAAGCCACTTCACTCTTTAACTCTGcacctgctgggctgggaactGTGGATCCTCTGCCACTTAGGCAGGTTCAGTGGCCTACTAACAGGGTTGCTGATGAACAAGTTCCTCTTGCTTTCCCCCATCAAGAGCAGTCAAAGTCATCAaaaagctgctctgtgccttgcTGGAGTCCCTCTCATCGTATTCAAGGGACTCTTAAGGATCCAGAATTCCAGCATAATG GGAATCTTGGCAGTCCAAAAGTGAGAGCTTTCCAATTGCCTCTTCGGGAAAGAAACTGTAATGATGAAG ATGACAGGTTGTCTGAGATTTCTGCTCGCTCGGCAGCATCTAGTTCTCTTGCGTCTCAGATACTGGAACGAGCTCAGAAGAGGAAGGATTTCTGGGGCAAGGCATAG